Proteins from a single region of Bogoriella caseilytica:
- the ileS gene encoding isoleucine--tRNA ligase translates to MTAEPFYPLHRAEDAEAVPASPNLPGIERDVLAYWDADHTFQASIDQRPAGEQGENEFVFYDGPPFANGLPHYGHLLTGYAKDVVPRFQTMRGKRVERRFGWDTHGLPAELEAMSQLGIKTKDEILSTGIEAFNEACRASVMKYADEWRDYVTRQARWVDFENDYKTLEPDYMESVIWAFKQLHSKGLAYEGFRVLPYCWNDQTPLSNHELRMDDDVYAQRQDPALTVGFEITTPGPFQGVKALIWTTTPWTLPANLAVVVGADVEYVVVESAGPTGSTERYLLAEARLEAHRRELAQNLAEGDELTVTWRGTGAELVDLSYTPPFRYYAGHEKAFRLVTGDFVTTTDGTGLVHAAGAFGEDDKAITDREGIEAVMPVGPDGAFTAPVSEYAGVQVFDANPLIIEHLKAATRAGAAGAGADTGAVSPGTVLFRRETYDHSYPHCWRCRQPLIYKGVSSWFVAVTEFKDRMLELNQQINWAPEHIKDGQFGKWLENARDWSISRNRFWGSPIPVWKSDDPEYPRVDVYGSFAEIEADFGELPRNARGEVDLHRPYVDQLTRPNPDDPRPEGQRSTMRRVEDVLDVWFDSGAMTFAQVHYPFENADWFEHHFPGDFIVEYIGQTRGWFYTLHILATALFDRPAFGTCMCHGIILGDDGHKASKSRRNYPDVNETFETHGSDAVRWFLMASPILRGGTLAVTEQGIRDAVRTILLPLWNTWYFFALYSGTVDGGQGYRYQPINVENPDEAERARIAGLDVMDRYLLAHSKTLADKVSASLEAYEVAEACARIREHIDLLTNWYVRTSRDRFWSEDRGAFDTLGTALEVLCRVMAPVAPLVTEEIWRGLTGGRSVHLADWPHLSEAVADPELMAAMDTAREVVSAAHALRKAAQVRVRQPLRALTFVAPAESTGIAGFTDLIAAEVNVKEVVVRSLAEGGAEEFGVVTRLSVNARAAGPRLGKQVQQAIQGARAGDWQETAEGVTAGGVALHDGEYELHTQVAAEGDDSARAAQLLPGGGFVVLDLAVDEELAAEGYARDLVRQVQDERKNSGLHVADRIHLELTVPADKVAWVEAHRDLIARETLAVQVVVITGESVQVRVTKGSEAQ, encoded by the coding sequence GTGACCGCTGAGCCGTTCTACCCCCTGCACCGCGCTGAGGACGCCGAGGCCGTGCCTGCCTCGCCGAACCTCCCGGGTATCGAGCGGGACGTGCTGGCGTACTGGGACGCCGACCACACCTTTCAGGCCTCCATCGATCAGCGCCCAGCGGGCGAGCAGGGCGAGAACGAGTTCGTCTTCTACGACGGTCCTCCCTTCGCCAACGGCCTCCCGCACTACGGGCACCTGCTCACGGGCTACGCCAAGGACGTCGTCCCGCGCTTCCAGACCATGCGCGGCAAGCGGGTGGAGCGACGCTTCGGCTGGGACACCCACGGCCTGCCGGCCGAGCTCGAGGCGATGTCCCAGCTCGGCATCAAGACCAAGGACGAGATTCTCTCCACCGGCATCGAGGCCTTCAACGAGGCCTGCCGGGCTTCGGTGATGAAGTATGCCGACGAGTGGCGTGACTACGTCACACGCCAGGCCCGCTGGGTGGACTTCGAGAACGACTACAAGACCCTCGAGCCGGACTACATGGAGTCCGTGATCTGGGCCTTCAAGCAGCTGCACAGCAAGGGCCTCGCCTATGAGGGCTTCCGGGTGCTGCCCTACTGCTGGAACGACCAGACGCCACTGTCCAACCACGAGCTGCGCATGGACGATGACGTCTACGCCCAGCGCCAGGACCCGGCGCTGACCGTGGGCTTCGAGATCACCACGCCCGGGCCGTTCCAGGGCGTGAAGGCTCTCATCTGGACCACCACGCCCTGGACCCTGCCCGCGAACCTCGCCGTCGTCGTCGGCGCCGACGTGGAATACGTGGTGGTCGAGTCTGCTGGGCCGACGGGGAGCACCGAGCGCTACCTGCTCGCCGAGGCGCGGCTCGAGGCCCATCGGCGCGAACTCGCCCAGAACCTGGCCGAGGGCGACGAGCTCACCGTGACCTGGCGTGGCACCGGAGCCGAACTCGTCGACCTGAGCTACACCCCACCCTTCCGCTACTACGCCGGGCACGAGAAGGCCTTCCGCCTGGTGACCGGCGACTTCGTGACCACCACGGACGGCACCGGCCTGGTCCACGCCGCCGGAGCCTTCGGTGAGGACGACAAGGCCATCACGGATCGCGAAGGCATCGAGGCCGTGATGCCGGTGGGCCCGGACGGTGCCTTCACCGCGCCGGTCAGCGAGTACGCCGGCGTGCAGGTCTTCGATGCCAACCCCCTGATCATCGAGCACCTCAAAGCGGCCACCCGTGCCGGCGCAGCAGGGGCCGGTGCCGACACCGGCGCCGTCTCACCGGGCACCGTGCTCTTCCGCCGCGAGACCTACGACCACTCCTATCCGCACTGCTGGCGCTGCCGTCAGCCGCTGATCTACAAGGGCGTCAGCTCCTGGTTCGTGGCGGTCACCGAGTTCAAGGACCGGATGCTCGAGCTCAATCAGCAGATCAACTGGGCCCCCGAGCACATCAAGGATGGCCAGTTCGGCAAGTGGCTGGAGAACGCCCGTGACTGGTCGATCTCCCGGAACCGGTTCTGGGGGAGCCCCATCCCGGTGTGGAAGTCCGACGACCCCGAGTACCCCCGTGTGGACGTCTACGGCTCCTTCGCCGAGATCGAGGCCGATTTCGGCGAACTGCCGCGCAATGCGCGCGGCGAGGTCGACCTTCACCGCCCCTATGTCGACCAGCTCACCCGCCCCAATCCCGATGACCCGCGCCCTGAGGGCCAGCGCTCCACCATGCGCCGCGTGGAGGATGTGCTCGATGTCTGGTTCGACTCCGGGGCGATGACCTTCGCCCAGGTGCACTACCCCTTCGAGAACGCCGACTGGTTCGAGCATCACTTCCCGGGCGACTTCATCGTGGAGTACATCGGGCAGACCCGCGGCTGGTTCTACACCCTGCACATCCTGGCCACCGCGCTCTTCGACCGCCCGGCGTTCGGCACCTGCATGTGCCACGGCATCATCCTGGGCGACGACGGGCACAAGGCCTCGAAGTCGCGCCGCAACTACCCCGACGTGAACGAGACCTTTGAGACCCACGGCTCCGATGCGGTGCGCTGGTTCCTCATGGCCTCACCCATCCTGCGCGGCGGCACGCTCGCGGTCACCGAGCAGGGCATCCGCGATGCCGTGCGCACCATCCTGCTGCCGTTGTGGAACACCTGGTACTTCTTCGCTCTCTACTCCGGCACGGTGGACGGCGGGCAGGGGTACCGCTATCAGCCGATCAACGTCGAGAACCCTGACGAGGCCGAGCGCGCCCGTATCGCCGGTCTCGACGTCATGGACCGCTACCTTCTCGCCCACAGCAAGACCCTGGCCGACAAGGTGTCCGCGAGCCTGGAGGCGTACGAGGTGGCCGAGGCCTGCGCGCGGATCCGCGAGCACATCGACCTGCTCACCAACTGGTACGTGCGCACCTCGCGCGACCGCTTCTGGAGCGAGGATCGCGGCGCCTTCGACACCCTGGGCACCGCTCTGGAAGTGCTCTGCCGGGTGATGGCGCCCGTGGCGCCCCTGGTGACCGAGGAGATCTGGCGGGGGCTGACCGGTGGGCGCTCCGTGCACCTGGCCGACTGGCCGCACCTGAGCGAGGCGGTGGCCGACCCGGAGCTCATGGCGGCCATGGACACCGCGCGGGAGGTCGTCTCCGCCGCTCACGCGCTCCGCAAGGCCGCCCAGGTGCGCGTCCGCCAGCCGCTGCGCGCCCTCACCTTCGTCGCCCCGGCCGAGAGCACGGGCATCGCCGGCTTCACCGATCTGATCGCCGCGGAGGTGAACGTCAAGGAGGTGGTGGTGCGGTCCCTCGCCGAGGGGGGTGCCGAGGAGTTCGGCGTGGTCACCAGACTGAGCGTCAATGCCCGGGCCGCCGGCCCCCGCTTGGGCAAGCAGGTGCAGCAGGCGATCCAGGGGGCCCGCGCCGGCGACTGGCAGGAAACCGCCGAGGGCGTCACCGCCGGGGGAGTGGCCCTGCACGACGGCGAGTACGAGCTCCACACGCAGGTCGCGGCGGAGGGGGACGACAGTGCTCGCGCCGCCCAGCTGCTGCCCGGTGGCGGCTTCGTGGTCCTCGACCTCGCCGTCGATGAAGAGCTCGCCGCGGAGGGCTATGCCCGCGACCTCGTACGCCAGGTGCAGGACGAACGGAAGAACTCCGGACTGCATGTGGCCGACCGGATCCACCTGGAACTCACGGTGCCGGCCGACAAGGTGGCGTGGGTCGAGGCGCATCGCGATCTCATTGCGCGTGAGACCCTCGCTGTGCAGGTCGTGGTGATCACCGGCGAGTCGGTGCAGGTGCGTGTGACCAAGGGCAGTGAGGCACAGTGA
- the dhaM gene encoding dihydroxyacetone kinase phosphoryl donor subunit DhaM yields the protein MNSPGARDITTALVIVAHSAQLAEGVCEVAAQMAPDVTVRAAGGTEDGRVGTSIPRVEAAIRTLLDEGFGVVVLTDLGSAVMAAETAKELIDEDSRVTVVDGPLIEGSVAAAVAAQNGYSHRQAARGATGPDPRHIASAATPEIAAAPVSEVEVREFTLVNEVGLHARPAALLARTIAGFDAEVLVDDVDGASVLSLMSLGRTQGQTIRVTASGPGASLALDAVAALIESGFGEGSGR from the coding sequence ATGAACTCACCGGGTGCGCGGGACATCACGACCGCCCTGGTGATCGTGGCCCACTCGGCGCAGCTGGCCGAGGGGGTCTGCGAGGTGGCTGCCCAGATGGCTCCGGACGTTACCGTGCGCGCCGCCGGCGGCACGGAAGACGGACGGGTCGGTACCTCCATCCCCCGGGTCGAGGCGGCGATTCGTACGCTGCTCGACGAGGGCTTCGGCGTAGTGGTGCTCACCGACCTCGGCTCCGCGGTCATGGCCGCTGAGACGGCGAAGGAACTCATCGACGAGGACTCCCGGGTGACCGTGGTCGATGGTCCCTTGATCGAAGGCTCGGTCGCTGCAGCGGTCGCTGCGCAGAACGGGTACTCCCACCGTCAGGCCGCTCGTGGCGCCACCGGCCCAGACCCGAGACACATCGCCTCAGCGGCGACACCCGAGATCGCTGCGGCACCCGTCTCCGAGGTGGAAGTCCGTGAGTTCACCCTGGTCAACGAGGTGGGCCTGCACGCCCGCCCGGCTGCGCTGCTGGCCCGCACGATCGCCGGTTTCGACGCCGAGGTCCTGGTGGACGACGTCGACGGCGCCTCCGTGCTGTCGCTGATGTCTCTCGGGCGGACCCAGGGTCAGACGATCCGCGTCACTGCCTCCGGCCCGGGAGCGTCGTTGGCCCTGGACGCCGTCGCCGCCCTGATCGAGTCCGGCTTCGGTGAAGGTAGCGGCCGGTAG
- a CDS encoding ExeM/NucH family extracellular endonuclease produces MTTAGHHHRTAGFGRAGRSRTGLAAAALAGALVVPMTALATDDAAAEVAPPGDGTDCVVISEVNSSGGSGGGVFTHRYVELENICDVAVDMSGWSIQRWNASSHQAGETTLLDGHSIPAEGHFLIQGVASNQGDEPLPSPDLETTINFAAASSSIVIAATEDSLAGLAGDVTGDADVVDALGWGSPPVWLGDSRPPGGNHNPDVLTRVDYTGVNGADFAVAPSSPTNSAGQTGGPEPLPPYDGPATLLINEAYSQGGEDGSIYSDRYVELYNYGSEDIDLTAWSIQFTNAAGNYTSSANLDGVVPAEGHFLIAFEGGQGDDEGVSLDDHADFVVGNWFSSLAYSLYLTTSTTQVSVPTGAVDPTEWEDIVDVLGFGDAHLWSGDAPAETLDSLTDVRAFQRVTDWDGPSLNNEADFDLVEEFVATNSAGEELPGGRDGGPGEPEDPIEVSIAEIRGAVSLDPQDAALYGESVSTSGVVTAVYSDADNDSRAHDGFYLQTPGACGAESFSGEYPEVPCAIFVHMGTSWDGAEVDIDDYVEVTAIVSSWRETGASESAQLQLVSASIEQLDGDAQPVVPVTYDGFVAVEDRPYLLGMLIEPAGEWTVTDNYSLLHGNPDSIGGWVGIVDGEEPLRIPNTVYAPASAERAALAQENAERLIWLDHGGRNRWSSFAFDRHMPLPYLNTEQHVRIGAEVDFTAPVILEYRYDSWRFQPTAFLPGNPELEPATFSDTRDENAAPPARAGDLRLAGFNVLNYFPNLGEDEPGCGYHEDRFGDPTTADWCDVRGAYSQQHFETQQARIIETIVAMDADVVALQEMENSAQLNHVDFSRDYAHEVLIEALNEVEGEGTWDFVSVDEFPESEDVIRNGYIYKPAVVEPVDSVILFEGGVEHLGELADLTIEGQTLSEVYSNAREPMAAVFQPVDGDEDDRFITIVNHLKSKGGSGTGDNEEQYGEGAFNGDRTRQAMGMLAFANELEDYYGTDRIYLMGDFNSYELEDPLVVLEDGGYVNLSAQTGQWSYAFSSEVGSLDHVFATEAAASTVVQTDIWSTNAAESIALEYSRYEATGTPGLYDEPGWSQGVWRASDHDPIVADIVVGTQDEPGEEPGEEPTEEPTAPAPGEEPGDDGPGDDDGPGAGDDTGAGPGLPTTGANPAGLVAAAMLFLLAGAGIVAANRRRGTPASM; encoded by the coding sequence ATGACCACTGCAGGACACCACCACCGGACTGCGGGCTTCGGCCGCGCCGGCCGATCCCGCACGGGCCTGGCGGCCGCGGCGCTCGCCGGCGCACTCGTGGTGCCGATGACGGCTCTGGCCACCGATGACGCTGCCGCAGAGGTCGCGCCCCCCGGCGACGGCACCGACTGCGTGGTCATCAGTGAGGTGAACAGTTCCGGAGGCTCGGGAGGCGGAGTCTTCACCCACCGCTATGTCGAGCTTGAGAACATCTGCGACGTCGCCGTCGACATGAGCGGCTGGTCCATCCAGCGCTGGAACGCCAGTAGCCACCAGGCCGGTGAGACCACCCTGCTGGATGGGCACTCCATTCCCGCCGAGGGGCACTTCCTCATCCAGGGGGTCGCCTCCAATCAAGGCGACGAACCGCTGCCGTCGCCGGACCTCGAGACGACGATCAACTTCGCCGCCGCGAGCTCCTCGATCGTCATTGCCGCCACCGAGGACTCGCTGGCCGGCCTGGCTGGCGACGTCACCGGGGACGCCGACGTCGTCGACGCTCTCGGCTGGGGCAGCCCTCCGGTGTGGCTCGGTGACAGCCGGCCTCCTGGAGGCAATCACAACCCGGACGTCCTGACCCGGGTGGACTACACCGGCGTCAACGGTGCGGATTTCGCAGTCGCGCCCTCGAGTCCGACCAACTCTGCTGGTCAGACCGGCGGCCCCGAGCCGCTGCCGCCATACGACGGACCCGCGACACTCCTGATCAACGAGGCCTACAGTCAGGGTGGCGAGGACGGGTCGATCTACTCCGACCGTTACGTCGAGCTCTACAACTACGGCAGCGAGGACATCGACCTCACCGCATGGTCGATCCAGTTCACCAACGCGGCCGGCAACTACACCAGCTCGGCCAATCTTGACGGCGTCGTCCCCGCCGAGGGCCATTTCCTCATCGCCTTCGAAGGCGGCCAGGGCGACGACGAGGGGGTCAGCCTCGACGACCACGCCGACTTCGTGGTCGGCAACTGGTTCAGCTCACTCGCCTACTCGCTCTACCTGACCACCTCCACCACCCAGGTCAGTGTGCCGACCGGTGCCGTCGACCCCACGGAGTGGGAGGACATCGTGGATGTCCTCGGCTTCGGAGACGCACACTTGTGGTCCGGCGACGCCCCCGCCGAAACCCTGGATTCTCTGACCGACGTGCGCGCCTTCCAGCGCGTGACCGACTGGGACGGCCCCTCACTCAACAACGAGGCCGACTTCGACCTCGTCGAGGAGTTCGTGGCCACCAACTCCGCCGGTGAGGAACTGCCCGGCGGGCGTGACGGTGGCCCGGGCGAGCCTGAAGACCCGATCGAGGTGAGCATCGCGGAGATCCGCGGCGCGGTGAGCCTCGACCCGCAGGACGCCGCGCTCTACGGCGAGTCGGTGAGTACCAGCGGTGTGGTGACGGCCGTCTACTCGGACGCCGATAACGACTCGCGGGCCCACGACGGCTTCTACCTGCAGACTCCCGGAGCCTGCGGTGCGGAGAGCTTCTCCGGTGAATACCCCGAGGTGCCCTGCGCGATCTTCGTGCACATGGGCACCTCCTGGGACGGCGCCGAGGTCGACATCGACGACTACGTCGAGGTCACCGCGATCGTCTCCTCCTGGCGGGAGACCGGCGCGAGCGAGTCCGCTCAGCTGCAGCTGGTCAGCGCCTCCATCGAGCAGCTGGACGGCGATGCTCAGCCCGTGGTGCCGGTGACCTACGACGGTTTCGTGGCGGTGGAGGACCGCCCGTACCTGCTCGGCATGCTCATCGAGCCCGCCGGGGAGTGGACGGTCACGGACAACTACTCGCTCCTGCACGGCAACCCGGACAGCATCGGTGGCTGGGTGGGCATCGTGGACGGCGAGGAGCCGCTGCGGATCCCGAACACGGTCTACGCGCCGGCGAGCGCGGAGCGTGCCGCGCTCGCTCAGGAGAACGCGGAGCGCCTCATCTGGCTCGACCACGGTGGGCGGAACCGCTGGTCCAGCTTCGCCTTCGACCGGCACATGCCGCTGCCCTACCTGAACACCGAGCAGCACGTGCGGATCGGCGCAGAGGTGGACTTCACCGCCCCGGTGATCCTGGAGTACCGCTACGACTCCTGGCGCTTCCAGCCCACCGCCTTCCTGCCCGGCAACCCCGAACTCGAGCCCGCCACCTTCTCGGACACTCGCGACGAGAACGCCGCCCCGCCGGCTCGCGCGGGCGACCTGCGCCTGGCTGGTTTCAACGTGCTGAACTACTTCCCGAACCTCGGCGAGGACGAGCCCGGCTGTGGCTACCATGAGGACCGCTTCGGCGACCCCACCACCGCCGACTGGTGTGACGTGCGTGGTGCCTACTCGCAGCAGCACTTCGAGACCCAGCAGGCTCGCATCATCGAGACCATCGTGGCGATGGACGCCGATGTGGTGGCCCTGCAGGAGATGGAGAACTCCGCGCAGCTGAACCATGTGGACTTCAGCCGCGATTACGCCCACGAGGTGCTGATCGAGGCGCTGAACGAGGTCGAGGGGGAAGGAACCTGGGACTTCGTCTCGGTGGACGAGTTCCCCGAGAGCGAGGACGTCATCCGCAACGGCTACATCTACAAGCCTGCCGTGGTCGAGCCCGTCGACTCGGTGATCCTCTTCGAAGGCGGCGTCGAGCACCTGGGTGAGCTCGCCGACCTCACCATCGAGGGGCAGACCCTCAGCGAGGTGTACTCCAACGCTCGCGAGCCGATGGCTGCCGTCTTCCAGCCGGTCGACGGCGATGAGGACGACCGCTTCATCACCATCGTCAATCACCTGAAGTCCAAGGGCGGCTCCGGCACCGGAGACAACGAGGAGCAGTACGGCGAAGGCGCCTTCAACGGCGACCGCACCCGCCAGGCCATGGGCATGCTCGCCTTCGCCAACGAGCTCGAGGACTATTACGGCACGGACCGCATCTACCTGATGGGTGACTTCAACTCCTATGAGTTGGAAGACCCGCTGGTGGTGCTGGAGGACGGCGGTTACGTCAACCTCTCGGCTCAGACCGGCCAGTGGTCCTACGCCTTCAGCTCGGAGGTCGGCTCGCTCGACCACGTCTTCGCCACCGAGGCCGCCGCCAGCACGGTCGTCCAGACCGACATCTGGTCGACGAACGCTGCGGAGTCGATTGCGCTGGAGTACTCGCGCTACGAGGCCACCGGCACTCCGGGTCTGTACGACGAACCCGGCTGGTCCCAGGGCGTCTGGCGCGCCTCGGACCACGATCCGATCGTGGCCGACATCGTGGTGGGCACCCAGGACGAACCGGGCGAGGAGCCGGGTGAGGAGCCCACCGAGGAGCCGACGGCTCCCGCCCCTGGCGAGGAACCAGGCGACGATGGCCCAGGCGACGATGACGGCCCAGGCGCAGGGGACGACACGGGCGCCGGCCCGGGCCTGCCGACCACCGGCGCCAATCCGGCCGGTCTCGTGGCTGCCGCCATGCTGTTCCTCCTGGCCGGTGCCGGCATCGTCGCGGCGAACCGCAGACGGGGCACCCCCGCGAGCATGTGA
- the dhaK gene encoding dihydroxyacetone kinase subunit DhaK: MKKLINDPRRVVADSARGFGLAHSGLVRVNEDPLYIVRAAGVTPGKVGLVSGGGSGHEPLHAGFVGPGMLDAAVPGAMFSSPPPMPILEATRAVDGGAGVVHLIKNYTGDVLNFEAAAELAEAEGIDTRSVLIADDVALEHAAGMTGRRGVAGALLVEKIAGAAAEAGEGLDTVARIARYVAGQVRSMGVALRAPTVPHAGRPSFDLGEDEVEIGIGIHGEPGRERVRLGTAAEITQRLIVPVISDLNLRNGEEALLLVNGMGGTPLSELYVLYAEARDLLDRRGIRVIRSLVGNFVTSLEMQGASISVLRMSETLTRLWDAPVDTVSLRSPLR; the protein is encoded by the coding sequence GTGAAGAAGCTCATCAACGATCCGCGCCGTGTGGTGGCCGACTCCGCTCGCGGCTTCGGCCTGGCCCACTCCGGCCTCGTGCGCGTCAACGAGGACCCGCTCTATATCGTCCGTGCCGCCGGGGTCACCCCGGGCAAGGTCGGTCTGGTGTCCGGCGGTGGCAGCGGCCACGAGCCGCTGCATGCTGGCTTCGTGGGCCCGGGCATGCTCGATGCCGCCGTCCCGGGAGCCATGTTCTCCTCGCCGCCGCCGATGCCGATCCTGGAAGCCACCCGGGCCGTCGACGGCGGAGCAGGGGTGGTGCACCTGATCAAGAACTACACCGGCGATGTGCTCAACTTCGAGGCAGCTGCGGAGCTGGCCGAGGCCGAGGGGATCGACACCCGGTCGGTGCTGATCGCCGACGACGTCGCCCTCGAGCATGCCGCCGGCATGACCGGCCGTCGGGGGGTGGCAGGGGCGCTGCTGGTGGAGAAGATCGCCGGAGCGGCAGCAGAGGCGGGGGAGGGCCTGGACACCGTGGCCCGGATCGCGCGCTACGTGGCCGGTCAGGTGCGCAGCATGGGCGTGGCCCTGCGCGCCCCCACCGTGCCCCATGCCGGCCGGCCCTCCTTCGACCTCGGCGAAGATGAGGTCGAGATCGGCATCGGCATCCACGGAGAACCGGGACGAGAACGCGTCCGCCTCGGAACCGCTGCCGAGATCACGCAGCGACTGATCGTACCGGTGATCTCGGATCTCAATCTCCGCAACGGCGAGGAGGCGCTCCTTCTTGTCAATGGCATGGGCGGTACGCCGCTGTCGGAGCTGTACGTCCTTTACGCCGAGGCGCGCGATCTGCTCGATCGCCGCGGGATTCGCGTCATCCGCTCCCTGGTGGGTAACTTCGTGACCTCCTTGGAAATGCAGGGTGCTTCGATCAGCGTGCTGCGCATGAGCGAGACGCTGACCCGGTTGTGGGACGCGCCGGTCGATACTGTGTCCCTGCGCAGTCCGCTGCGTTGA
- the dhaL gene encoding dihydroxyacetone kinase subunit DhaL: protein MERAHAVFAAERVALIELDRAIGDGDHGENMDRGMTAVAKRLAADAETSQETPTPAALLKTVATTVMANVGGAAGPLFGTAFLRAAKATDSVSAPDGELDGHAVATALEAALGGLQSRGKAEVGEKTMVDAWAPAAQAAREAAEAGGDATAVLAAAAHAAEEGADATVPMIATKGRASYLGPRSAGYRDPGAVSTVLLLRTATEAALELSAAAEAAAGEDAE, encoded by the coding sequence ATGGAGCGAGCGCACGCAGTGTTCGCCGCGGAGCGCGTGGCGCTGATCGAACTCGACCGGGCGATCGGTGACGGCGACCATGGCGAGAACATGGACCGCGGCATGACGGCGGTGGCCAAGCGCCTCGCCGCCGATGCTGAGACCTCCCAGGAAACCCCCACACCCGCCGCCCTGCTGAAGACGGTGGCCACCACCGTGATGGCGAACGTCGGCGGTGCGGCCGGCCCACTCTTCGGCACGGCCTTCCTCCGGGCCGCCAAGGCCACGGATTCCGTCAGCGCGCCCGATGGTGAGCTCGATGGGCACGCCGTCGCCACCGCGCTGGAGGCCGCACTGGGCGGACTGCAGTCCCGTGGGAAGGCTGAAGTGGGGGAGAAGACCATGGTCGACGCCTGGGCTCCGGCGGCCCAGGCTGCACGTGAGGCGGCTGAGGCCGGCGGCGACGCCACGGCTGTTCTCGCCGCCGCGGCGCACGCGGCCGAGGAGGGCGCAGACGCCACGGTGCCGATGATCGCCACCAAGGGCCGCGCCTCCTACCTCGGCCCGCGCTCGGCGGGGTACCGCGACCCGGGCGCAGTCTCCACCGTGCTGTTACTGCGCACCGCTACCGAGGCAGCACTCGAGCTCAGCGCCGCGGCGGAGGCAGCCGCCGGCGAGGACGCCGAATGA
- a CDS encoding bifunctional folylpolyglutamate synthase/dihydrofolate synthase translates to MTTNDDGEVREIYSEILARAPEHQPQPSLERVRHALDLLGDPQRAYQVVQITGTNGKTSTARMIEALVRESGLRTGRFTSPHLHTVRERIALDGDPISPERFVETYRDVEPYIAMADEKSQAEGGPRLSFFEVYTVMAYAAFADAPVDVAIVEVGMGGRWDSTNVADGVVEVIGRVERDHTRWLGHTLTEIASEKAGIISDNATVVVAEQHEEAGEIILSAAAQHGARLLRAGQELEVADRQIAVGGQLLTLRTPVAVYADIFLPLHGAHQAQNALLALAAAEALLGGRSLSGEVVEKAFASVSSPGRMEMVRNSPAILLDAAHNPAGAAALREAVEEAFAFDRLVGVVGIMRDKEAEAILAELEPVLDEVVVTEALDQRAMPADELAEIARDVFGEDRVYLAPRLDDAIDQAVGRAEVGTDIAGQAATGTGVLIAGSVLLAADARTLLGKKD, encoded by the coding sequence GTGACGACGAACGATGACGGCGAAGTCCGGGAGATCTACTCCGAGATCCTGGCTCGCGCCCCAGAACACCAGCCTCAGCCCTCGCTGGAGCGCGTGCGGCACGCCCTCGATCTGCTGGGCGACCCCCAGCGCGCCTATCAGGTCGTGCAGATCACCGGCACGAACGGCAAGACCAGCACCGCCCGGATGATCGAGGCGCTGGTGCGCGAGTCCGGCCTACGGACCGGGCGCTTCACCTCGCCGCATCTGCACACCGTGCGGGAACGGATCGCCCTCGACGGCGATCCCATCAGCCCCGAGCGCTTCGTGGAGACCTACCGCGACGTGGAGCCCTACATCGCCATGGCGGACGAGAAGTCCCAGGCCGAGGGCGGCCCGCGACTGAGCTTCTTCGAGGTCTACACCGTCATGGCCTACGCCGCCTTCGCCGATGCCCCGGTGGACGTGGCCATCGTCGAGGTGGGCATGGGTGGACGGTGGGACTCCACCAATGTGGCCGATGGCGTGGTGGAGGTGATCGGCCGGGTGGAGCGCGACCACACGCGGTGGCTCGGCCACACCCTCACCGAGATCGCCTCGGAGAAGGCCGGCATCATCAGCGACAACGCGACCGTGGTGGTGGCCGAACAGCACGAGGAAGCAGGCGAGATCATCCTCTCCGCAGCCGCCCAGCACGGCGCGCGGTTGCTGCGCGCCGGCCAGGAACTCGAGGTTGCCGACCGGCAGATCGCCGTCGGTGGGCAGCTGCTCACACTGCGTACGCCGGTGGCCGTCTACGCCGACATCTTCCTGCCCCTGCACGGCGCCCACCAGGCGCAGAACGCGCTGCTGGCACTGGCGGCCGCCGAGGCCCTGCTCGGCGGACGCTCGCTCTCCGGTGAGGTCGTCGAGAAGGCCTTCGCCTCGGTCAGCTCGCCCGGCCGCATGGAGATGGTGCGCAACTCCCCGGCGATCCTGCTCGACGCGGCGCACAACCCGGCCGGTGCTGCGGCACTGCGCGAAGCCGTGGAGGAGGCCTTCGCCTTCGACCGGCTGGTGGGCGTGGTCGGGATCATGCGCGACAAGGAAGCGGAGGCGATCCTCGCCGAACTCGAGCCCGTGCTGGATGAAGTGGTGGTGACCGAGGCGCTGGACCAGCGCGCCATGCCCGCCGACGAGCTCGCGGAGATCGCCCGGGACGTCTTCGGTGAGGACCGCGTCTATCTGGCGCCCCGGCTGGACGATGCCATCGACCAGGCCGTCGGGCGCGCGGAGGTCGGAACCGACATCGCCGGGCAGGCAGCAACCGGCACGGGCGTGTTGATCGCCGGTTCGGTGCTGCTGGCTGCCGATGCTCGCACCCTGCTCGGGAAGAAGGACTAG